From one Salmo salar chromosome ssa09, Ssal_v3.1, whole genome shotgun sequence genomic stretch:
- the LOC106591805 gene encoding uncharacterized protein, whose protein sequence is MSNMTPPTALTTNLSLSAELWNSTSQSHDWLSLLTIPQSAIAGLVPYILLSFLLAFCSATVNVIMPFVFSAITLTLLFEAVVVGVSSAWPLVVSGILELLILLFAVYGSAALLVKGLVQRYVLKGFGTPLFNVLLLGTNSPAASAQNLGQEKKKNTKYAEPQALFFFCDTVSPFIMLFYSFGYVTSFSLGAVWVSIVSAAQLLSSYYAHLRQDGYLVTKAGLHATYWLTKAWEEFVLSAVIVSEPEGEVATGRQAMVGDWFFVAVALLLLVVSLSNDALEVTHNALFLLLSVCTVPQIPLQGYYVFFGVSCSLFATASIYGTFCRLINTIAEKSLIPVGPQPISSDRLCSILSCCCSPGKIQGALPSSSSSSASSPTNQIPDALFYLTNGVAALSALHTASSSQSVTFLRLSVPWVLVSGAVVQGFVSRLQVRGGQRFGSVIPSFYLSVWATWTWYRFTGPLLQISPVGSYGFTAGAIAFLVINAFLMLIAAYGNLVLLSLTVVMEAVLVCFLLSTLQQLPYQLEIAMLAVFSVICLYGTLASLVNCTFRQSVMPMGPPLVKDVNQQQKSSPALPCPVADSRLTSGLLKISRLLDDGGVCGIPTDTVYALAASCKNPQAIENIYNIKDRPAEKPICICISSVEQLVAAKPPFSSLLWEFMRNVYPGGISCIVSKGDWLLRLGVGPAYDRVGTNDSIMIRVPDHTVTGHLCDITGPLAITSANPSGEPDSTHHNMVISRLGHKIQGVLCDGDSNEVVASTVVNCLKIDEGTISIVREGCVPAVKVRQIFERVKTSML, encoded by the exons ATGAGTAACATGACCCCGCCTACTGCCCTCACGACCAACCTATCCCTGTCGGCTGAACTCTGGAACAGCACCTCGCAGAGCCATGATTGGCTGTCTCTCCTGACCATCCCCCAGTCCGCCATCGCAGGATTGGTCCCCTACATCCTTCTATCCTTCCTATTGGCCTTCTGCTCTGCCACGGTAAACGTCATCATGCCCTTCGTGTTCAGTGCCATCACGCTGACCCTGCTGTTTGAGGCTGTGGTGGTGGGCGTGTCCTCGGCCTGGCCACTGGTCGTCTCTGGCATTCTAGAACTCCTCATTCTCCTTTTTGCCGTGTACGGCAGCGCCGCCCTGTTGGTGAAAGGTCTGGTGCAGCGCTATGTCCTCAAGGGGTTCGGCACGCCCCTGTTCAACGTGCTCCTGCTGGGGACCAACAGCCCTGCGGCCAGTGCCCAGAACCTGGgacaggagaagaagaagaacaccAAGTATGCTGAACCCCAGGCGCTCTTCTTCTTCTGTGACACGGTATCTCCCTtcatcatgttgttctacagCTTTGGATACGTCACGTCCTTCTCCCTGGGTGCTGTGTGGGTCTCCATCGTCTCTGCTGCTCAACTCCTCTCTAGCTACTACGCTCACCTGCGGCAAGATGGCTACCTGGTCACCAAGGCCGGCCTGCATGCAACCTACTGGCTTACCAAGGCGTGGGAGGAGTTTGTGTTGTCGGCTGTGATCGTGTCGGAGCCGGAGGGAGAGGTGGCTACTGGGAGACAGGCGATGGTTGGTGATTGGTTCTTTGTGGCGGTGGCGCTCCTCCTCCTAGTGGTCAGTCTGAGTAATGACGCCCTGGAGGTTACCCATAATGCTCTGTTCCTGCTGCTGTCCGTCTGTACGGTCCCCCAGATCCCCCTCCAGGGGTACTATGTGTTCTTTGGGGTATCCTGTTCCCTGTTCGCCACCGCTTCGATCTACGGGACATTTTGCCGCCTCATCAACACCATCGCTGAGAAGAGTCTGATCCCGGTGGGTCCTCAGCCCATCTCCTCCGACCGTCTTTGCTCCATCCTGTCCTGTTGTTGCTCTCCGGGGAAAATCCAGGGGGCGctgccttcatcatcatcatcatcagcatcatCCCCGACCAATCAGATCCCTGACGCTCTGTTCTACCTGACTAACGGCGTGGCCGCTCTCTCGGCGCTCCACACGGCCTCATCCAGTCAGAGCGTGACCTTCCTGCGGCTGAGTGTTCCCTGGGTTCTGGTATCTGGAGCGGTGGTACAGGGGTTCGTCAGCAGGCTGCAGGTCAGAGGAGGACAGCGGTTTGGCTCCGTCATCCCATccttctacctgtctgtctgggcCACCTGGACATGGTACCGCTTCACAG GCCCCTTGCTGCAGATCTCTCCAGTAGGATCCTATGGGTTTACAGCTGGAGCCATCGCTTTCCTGGTCATCAACGCTTTCCTCATGCTCATTG CTGCGTATGGTAACCTGGTCCTCTTGTCTCTGACCGTGGTCATGGAGGCTGTCCTGGTGTGTTTCCTCCTGTCCACCTTGCAACAGCTCCCCTACCAGCTGGAGA TTGCCATGCTAGCTGTGTTCTCTGTCATCTGTCTATATGGAACCCTGGCATCACTGGTCAACTGTACCTTCCGTCAGAGTGTGATGCCCATGGGGCCTCCGCTGGTTAAG gATGTGAATCAGCAGCAGAAGTCCTCCCCTGCCCTTCCCTGTCCCGTGGCAGACTCCAGACTGACCAGCGGTCTCCTGAAGATCTCCAGACTGCTGGACGACGGGGGGGTCTGTGGAATCCCCACCGATACGGTCTACGCCCTGGCCGCATCCTGCAAGAACCCTCAGGCCATCGAGAACATCTACAACATCAAGGACCGCCCAGCAGAGAAgcctatctgtatctgtatctccaGTGTGGAGCAGCTGGTAGCAGCCAAGCCCCCATTCAGCTCTCTACTCTGGGAGTTCATGAGGAACGTCTACCCTGGAGGGATCAGCTGCATCGTCAGCAAGGGAGACTGGCTACTCAGACTGG GTGTGGGTCCGGCCTACGACCGCGTGGGAACCAATGACAGCATCATGATCCGAGTCCCTGACCACACCGTTACCGGACACCTGTGTGACATCACCGGACCGCTTGCCATCACCTCAGCCAATCCCAGTGGAGAACCCGACAGCACGCACCACAACATGGTCATCAG TCGGCTGGGCCATAAGATCCAGGGGGTTCTGTGTGATGGGGATTCCAACGAGGTCGTAGCCTCAACGGTGGTGAACTGCCTCAAGATAGATGAAG gtacGATTAGTATTGTGAGGGAAGGCTGCGTCCCGGCGGTGAAGGTCCGACAGATCTTTGAGAGGGTGAAGACCAGTATGTTGTGA